A single window of Halobacillus naozhouensis DNA harbors:
- a CDS encoding aliphatic sulfonate ABC transporter substrate-binding protein has protein sequence MRTKYLFLTLALLLTITLIGCSSNAEGESGKPGKVTLDYAYYSPTSLVLKKKGWAEEAFKEQGIEVEFVLSQGSNKALEFLNSSSVDFSSSAGAAALMAKANGSPVESVYLYSKPEWTALVTNADSDISSVKDLKGKKVAATLGTDPYIFLVRALKEHGMSPDDIELVNLQHADGAAALTAGNVDAWAGLDPHMARLELESDAKLFYRKPTFNTYGSLNVRSDYAEKHPEIVKTVIEVYEKARKWTIEHPEEAAQILAEEANIDLAVAKKEMERNDFSAPIPGQALKETVKGAGEVLKDVEIIDQSVNIEELTNELVNPSFAKEVIE, from the coding sequence ATGAGAACAAAATACTTATTTCTCACTCTCGCACTCCTGCTGACCATTACTTTAATTGGCTGTTCAAGTAACGCCGAAGGAGAGAGTGGAAAACCTGGTAAAGTTACGCTCGATTATGCTTATTATTCACCAACCAGTCTTGTTTTAAAAAAGAAAGGCTGGGCTGAAGAAGCATTCAAAGAGCAAGGAATCGAAGTAGAATTCGTCTTAAGTCAAGGTAGCAACAAGGCACTTGAGTTCCTGAATTCGAGCAGTGTGGATTTCAGTTCTTCAGCGGGGGCAGCAGCGCTGATGGCAAAGGCGAATGGCTCACCAGTTGAGTCCGTGTATTTGTATTCAAAGCCTGAATGGACAGCGCTTGTCACGAATGCAGATTCCGATATTTCTTCTGTTAAGGATTTAAAAGGGAAGAAAGTTGCGGCTACGTTAGGAACGGATCCCTATATTTTCCTCGTTCGAGCCTTAAAAGAACACGGAATGTCTCCAGATGACATTGAACTTGTGAACTTGCAGCATGCCGATGGCGCAGCTGCACTGACAGCGGGCAATGTAGATGCATGGGCAGGACTTGATCCACACATGGCAAGACTTGAGCTCGAATCTGATGCGAAATTATTTTACCGTAAGCCGACCTTTAACACATATGGATCATTAAATGTACGGTCTGATTACGCCGAAAAGCATCCTGAAATTGTAAAAACAGTGATTGAGGTTTATGAAAAAGCAAGGAAATGGACTATTGAGCATCCTGAAGAAGCGGCGCAAATATTAGCCGAAGAAGCCAATATTGATTTGGCTGTGGCTAAAAAAGAAATGGAGCGAAACGACTTTTCCGCCCCTATCCCAGGGCAAGCTTTAAAAGAAACAGTTAAGGGCGCTGGTGAAGTGTTGAAAGATGTAGAAATTATTGATCA